A single candidate division KSB1 bacterium DNA region contains:
- a CDS encoding DegT/DnrJ/EryC1/StrS family aminotransferase, with protein sequence MAKLALHGGAPVREKPFPKWPVWGDEEIANLTEVVKSGKWGSLAGTKVKEFEQKFADYQQARFGICVNSGTTALRIALMAAGVESGQEVLVPNYTFIASATAVLEAGAIPVFVDVEPDTYNMDPEVLEQHVTPRTAALMPVHFAGRPADMDRIMAFAQKHALKVVEDACQAWGSEWDGRRVGAIGDAGAFSFQSSKNINAGEGGIITTNDPEIDKMARAHANCGRSADGQWYEHFYYGGNFRMTEFQAAVLLAQLGRLDELQAIRHENAAYLDEKLSTIPGVEPLANPTKATRQSHHLYIFRYKKEEFAGAPKARFIEALRKEGIPCSPGYSLPLNRQPVFLRKSFGPRGKTVPLPVEYSAVHTPVTERACYEEAVWFTQNMLLGTRDDMADIVEAIAKIKEHAREL encoded by the coding sequence GTGAAAAGCGGGAAGTGGGGCTCTCTGGCAGGGACCAAGGTAAAGGAATTTGAGCAAAAGTTTGCCGACTACCAGCAGGCGCGGTTCGGCATCTGCGTGAACAGTGGGACCACCGCCTTGCGCATTGCTTTGATGGCTGCCGGGGTGGAGAGCGGCCAGGAGGTGTTGGTGCCCAACTATACGTTCATCGCCTCGGCCACGGCGGTGCTGGAGGCGGGAGCAATTCCGGTGTTCGTGGATGTGGAGCCGGATACGTACAACATGGATCCCGAGGTTCTGGAGCAGCACGTGACGCCCCGCACGGCGGCACTGATGCCGGTGCACTTTGCCGGTCGCCCGGCTGACATGGACAGGATTATGGCCTTTGCCCAGAAACATGCGCTGAAAGTGGTGGAGGACGCCTGCCAAGCGTGGGGCTCCGAATGGGACGGCCGCCGCGTGGGGGCCATAGGCGATGCAGGCGCGTTTAGCTTCCAATCGTCCAAGAATATCAATGCCGGCGAAGGGGGGATCATCACCACCAACGACCCGGAGATCGACAAAATGGCGCGGGCCCATGCCAACTGCGGCCGCAGCGCGGACGGGCAATGGTACGAGCACTTCTACTATGGCGGCAACTTCCGGATGACCGAGTTCCAAGCCGCCGTCCTCTTGGCGCAGCTGGGCCGTTTGGACGAGCTCCAGGCCATTCGACATGAGAACGCCGCCTACTTGGACGAAAAGCTGAGCACAATCCCCGGCGTTGAACCCTTGGCTAACCCGACAAAGGCCACGCGGCAGTCCCATCACCTCTATATCTTCCGCTACAAGAAAGAAGAGTTTGCGGGGGCGCCAAAGGCGCGCTTCATCGAGGCGCTCCGCAAAGAAGGGATACCCTGCAGCCCTGGCTATTCCTTGCCCCTCAACAGGCAGCCGGTGTTCTTGCGCAAGTCATTCGGGCCGCGAGGCAAAACCGTACCTCTGCCGGTGGAGTACAGCGCGGTGCACACGCCCGTGACCGAGCGCGCATGCTACGAAGAGGCGGTGTGGTTCACCCAAAACATGCTGTTGGGAACCAGGGACGACATGGCTGACATCGTCGAAGCGATCGCAAAGATTAAAGAACACGCGCGCGAGCTGTAG